The genomic window ATTCAAGCACTTTTATATCCCATTGCGGGCGATGGATTTTGCTGAGCGGTAGGGATTTAGCAATTTCTTCCATTTTCTGAGAATTGGGGTAAGCATTTGTCATATGATCAGGGATTCCAAGCTTAGCAACCTCTTCCCTATTTTTTTCATAACGTTTTTTATGCTCTTGTTCATAAAGATGTAAATACCAATTTGCATCAAAATTCAGCATTCTCCCGCCTTTCTTCAGTACGCGATACCATTCTTGATAAGCCTTAAGCGGATCATTTAAATTCCAAGTCAGATTTCTTGAGACCACCAAATCAAAATACCCTTCTTCAAATGGAAGTTTTTGCGCATCTCCTTGAAAAAAATTGATACTTACCCCTTGTTTTGAAGCATTTTTTTTAGCTTCTTCAAGCATTTTTGGCGTATAATCCAAAGCACTCACATCCCCACCCAATTCTGAAAGCATAATTGAAAAGATTCCCGGACCACAACCGATATCAAGCACGCTGACTTTCTCAAAAGGCATCGGAGAATATTTTGAAAAAACAGCTTTCCATTTTTCCCTCTTCATACTCGCTAATTCTTCAAGATTGTCCTGCGCATAAGTCTTTGAACGATCGTTCCAATAATCTTGTATTTCTTCTAACATTTTGTGCCTTGTATTAAAATTTTATGCTTGTTTGTGCAAAGAAAGACGCTCCTGCAACTTGATAATAATCATAATATCTGTTGTTTGTAAAATTTAAAAAACTGATACTTAAATCAAAATTATTTTTCATCACATACCCTAATTTCGCGTCAAAATAAAGTTGTGTATCATAATATCCAAACGTATGTTTAAAAATCTTTGTATTTGTATCATCACTATAAGAGTCAGACTGGAAATTCCCAGCAATCGACCCATAAAACCCGTATTTAGCACCATAAAGCAAAGCAATATGGGCCATATGTTGCGGAGTATTTGGGATGAATTTTCCTTGCGTAGCGGGATTTGCAGAATTCTTAATAATTTTAGCATTCGTATAGGTGTAGCTTGCATTTAAAGTCAAAGCAGCACCCAATGGCTGTATATATCCTATCTCAACCCCATTTATACGCCCGTGTCCTGCATTTTTATTCTGGTAGGGATTAATATCTTTGCCATTCCCTGATCGATAAATCATATTATCAAGCTCAGTTTGAAAATAATAGACTTTTAACAGACCTCCAAAAAAAGTATTAATATCCCCACCCACATCAAAAGAAATACCTTTTTCGGGTTTCAAATTAGGATTGTCAAGCCACTTTTGGGTCGCTGTGCTAATCCTAAAAATCTCTCTAAGAGTAGGCACGCGAAAAGCAGTCCCTGCGGAAGCTTTAAAAATCACTCTATCCCAAAGATTATAATTGATGGAAGCCTTTGGAGATACACTATTTTGAACAATATTTCCAACCAAACTTCGTTGCGCATTCACTTGAGTATAATTGTCAAAATTTTCCCAATAATCATAACGCAACCCCAAAGTTGTGTTTAAATTAGATGTCCAATTGCTATCAAGCTGGACAAATCCCGCTGCCAAAAATGCCCTGCCTCCAAAAGCATTTTGCAATCCTAAATCGTAATCTCTTACCCGCCAATCACTCAATCCGTAATTAAGCTGTTCTAACCACATATAACGCCCTTGTAATGCCGCAGTCAAGATCTGTGTGTCAAATGTTTTAGTATAGATGAGATCCAAATAGTTACTAGAAGTATAAATATCTTGAGAATATCCCCTACCCCCCGCCAAATTCGGAGCTGGAACAGAAGAGGTGGAGGCATCAAGCCAATAACTGTAAAGATTTACACTTGAAAAAACAGCCTTCAATGTCGAATCATCACTAAATGTATGCGTGTGGGAGATGGAACCTATATAGTGTGTATAGCTCCCAATTCCTGCATAACCGCTCCCCACAAATGGATTGTAATCTTGGTTGCCGTATACGGGTTGCCCTTGAGCGTTTTTCAAAGTTGTTTTAGGATTTACAAAATTATAATGATGATTGGAAATAGAAGCCATAACACCAGTCGTATCATTGTCACTCCAATCATACTCCATCTTCACTCTTCCATCATTCAAAACATATTCCCTTCTTCCAGCATCTCCAGCAATATAGTTGCCTGCTTTATCGACAAAAAAACCAGTAATACCACTACCACTCAGTTTTGAAAAATCAGCCTGATTTCCAAAAGCTGGCACGCTGGGGTATCCTCCTGAACTTGTGAAGCCATAGCTCGCTTTA from Helicobacter sp. 12S02232-10 includes these protein-coding regions:
- a CDS encoding class I SAM-dependent methyltransferase: MLEEIQDYWNDRSKTYAQDNLEELASMKREKWKAVFSKYSPMPFEKVSVLDIGCGPGIFSIMLSELGGDVSALDYTPKMLEEAKKNASKQGVSINFFQGDAQKLPFEEGYFDLVVSRNLTWNLNDPLKAYQEWYRVLKKGGRMLNFDANWYLHLYEQEHKKRYEKNREEVAKLGIPDHMTNAYPNSQKMEEIAKSLPLSKIHRPQWDIKVLESIGFEILAFDREFYQEIWDETEKLMFKSTPMFLIAVQK
- a CDS encoding TonB-dependent receptor; translation: MNRTGRLFMLFLGLVAGSYGEDTKSYLLNRQVSTATRMETTTDKAPGNVSVVTSEEMKERSPQKVNDFIKNYEGIHILNDAGLNPRPAITIRGISKGTLVMLDGVILSDLEGENRILDELSLYDIERVEVVRGPFSSLYGTGAIGGVVNFITSMPTKFESMALLGYGNAFKKREADMNLTRGYVSLGDAFLDKRLRIKASYGFTSSGGYPSVPAFGNQADFSKLSGSGITGFFVDKAGNYIAGDAGRREYVLNDGRVKMEYDWSDNDTTGVMASISNHHYNFVNPKTTLKNAQGQPVYGNQDYNPFVGSGYAGIGSYTHYIGSISHTHTFSDDSTLKAVFSSVNLYSYWLDASTSSVPAPNLAGGRGYSQDIYTSSNYLDLIYTKTFDTQILTAALQGRYMWLEQLNYGLSDWRVRDYDLGLQNAFGGRAFLAAGFVQLDSNWTSNLNTTLGLRYDYWENFDNYTQVNAQRSLVGNIVQNSVSPKASINYNLWDRVIFKASAGTAFRVPTLREIFRISTATQKWLDNPNLKPEKGISFDVGGDINTFFGGLLKVYYFQTELDNMIYRSGNGKDINPYQNKNAGHGRINGVEIGYIQPLGAALTLNASYTYTNAKIIKNSANPATQGKFIPNTPQHMAHIALLYGAKYGFYGSIAGNFQSDSYSDDTNTKIFKHTFGYYDTQLYFDAKLGYVMKNNFDLSISFLNFTNNRYYDYYQVAGASFFAQTSIKF